Proteins encoded within one genomic window of Pedobacter africanus:
- a CDS encoding amidohydrolase family protein, translating into MNKYILSLLGTALGLNCLAQANISPAPAQDKKVIVMGARLHTGNGKVIENSYLIFEQGKITGLGDATVVRLDPSGSTLINASNKHIYPGFIAPVTNLGLVEISSVKATMDYSEIGELNPHIRALVAYNTDSKVPATIRSNGVLMAQITPQGGTISGSSSVVQLDAWNWEDAAIRTDDALHLNWPVTPKFRGQGSRAGVPSAAELSSRTQNTINQLDQLFAEAKAYAETEKPVVVNGRLAAMKHLFDGTQKLFITANAQKDIISAVKFAKKYNITPVLVEGDEAYLIIPFLKENNISVVVKEPHNLPVMNDDDVNMPYKNAGVLANAGINVSMSLHSYWQLRNLPFMAGTVAAWGLDKEKALQTITLNTAKVLGIDKTAGSLEIGKDATFFISDGDALDMKTNKVEKAFIQGRDINLDNLHKQLDKKFSDKYKAGKQ; encoded by the coding sequence ATGAATAAATACATTTTAAGTCTGTTAGGTACTGCCCTGGGGCTAAACTGCCTGGCACAGGCCAACATCTCTCCGGCACCAGCGCAGGATAAAAAAGTAATTGTAATGGGGGCCAGACTCCATACAGGTAATGGAAAGGTGATAGAGAACAGCTACCTGATTTTTGAGCAAGGCAAAATTACCGGATTAGGCGATGCCACTGTTGTGCGCTTAGACCCCAGCGGCTCAACCTTAATCAACGCCAGTAACAAACACATTTACCCGGGTTTTATAGCGCCGGTAACCAACCTGGGGCTGGTAGAGATCAGCTCTGTTAAAGCAACAATGGATTATAGTGAAATTGGCGAACTTAACCCGCACATCAGAGCTTTGGTTGCTTACAATACCGATTCAAAGGTGCCTGCTACCATCAGGAGTAACGGCGTGCTAATGGCGCAGATTACGCCTCAGGGAGGGACAATTTCTGGCAGTTCCTCAGTGGTACAACTGGATGCCTGGAACTGGGAAGACGCAGCCATCAGAACAGATGATGCCCTGCACCTGAACTGGCCGGTTACCCCCAAATTCAGGGGCCAGGGTAGCCGGGCGGGCGTCCCGTCGGCAGCCGAACTGAGCAGCCGCACACAAAACACCATCAATCAACTGGACCAGCTTTTTGCAGAGGCAAAAGCTTATGCTGAAACAGAGAAACCAGTTGTTGTAAATGGCCGGCTGGCGGCAATGAAACACCTTTTCGATGGCACACAAAAATTGTTCATTACTGCAAACGCACAGAAAGACATCATTAGCGCAGTAAAATTTGCAAAAAAATACAACATCACACCGGTTTTGGTTGAAGGCGATGAAGCGTATCTCATTATCCCATTCTTAAAGGAAAACAACATCAGTGTAGTAGTCAAAGAACCGCACAATTTACCCGTTATGAATGACGACGACGTAAATATGCCCTATAAGAATGCAGGGGTATTGGCCAATGCAGGCATTAATGTATCTATGAGCCTGCACAGCTACTGGCAGCTCAGAAACCTGCCTTTTATGGCCGGAACTGTAGCAGCCTGGGGGCTGGATAAAGAAAAGGCTTTGCAAACCATCACTTTAAATACAGCTAAGGTTTTAGGTATTGATAAAACCGCAGGAAGTCTGGAAATAGGTAAAGATGCAACCTTCTTTATTTCGGATGGCGATGCATTGGACATGAAGACAAACAAAGTAGAAAAAGCTTTTATACAGGGCCGGGACATCAATCTGGATAACCTTCACAAACAACTCGACAAGAAATTTAGCGATAAATATAAAGCCGGGAAACAATAG
- a CDS encoding Lrp/AsnC ligand binding domain-containing protein, whose protein sequence is MLRKESQNLEIDNLDIDILKQLMHDATKPYTEIAKDLIVSGGTIHVRMKKLQEMGIIRGSHLIIDPQKAGYDVTAFLGIYLEKGIQYKDAVAQLSKIKEVVELHYTTGAYSMFAKIICRDTSHLRHVLNEEIQAVPGIQRTETLISLEESIRRQIEL, encoded by the coding sequence ATGCTTAGAAAAGAAAGCCAAAATTTAGAAATTGATAACCTGGATATCGACATTTTAAAGCAGTTGATGCACGACGCAACCAAACCCTATACTGAAATTGCCAAAGATCTGATCGTTTCGGGCGGTACAATACATGTTCGCATGAAAAAGCTTCAGGAAATGGGCATCATCAGGGGCTCACATTTAATCATTGATCCGCAAAAGGCAGGATATGACGTAACTGCCTTCCTGGGAATTTATCTGGAAAAAGGGATACAATATAAAGATGCTGTAGCACAGCTCAGCAAGATTAAAGAAGTAGTAGAACTTCATTATACTACTGGAGCATACAGCATGTTTGCCAAAATTATCTGCAGGGATACCAGTCACCTGCGCCACGTGTTAAACGAAGAGATACAGGCCGTTCCGGGTATTCAGCGTACAGAGACGCTGATTTCGCTCGAAGAAAGTATCAGGAGGCAGATAGAGTTATAA
- a CDS encoding Tex family protein, which translates to MSNHSRIIAAELAVKEEQVIATIELLDEGATVPFISRYRKEVTGSLDEVQVAGIRDRFQQLRELDKRREAILKALTALDKLTPELEGQINAATDIATIEDIYLPYKPKRKTRASEARKKGLEPLALFILEQAKADPEAEAGKFLNDELGVVSTAEALAGARDIIAEMVNENAEARTAMRSYFQQKAVFKSTVIKGKEEEGIKYKDYFDWEEPLKNAPSHRVLAIRRGENESILKLDAMPDEDGAIAILENQFVKGNNACAAQVKLAVQDSYKRLLGPAMETEIRNLSKEKADEEAIRVFAENARQLLLAAPMGQKNVLAIDPGFRTGCKVVCLDKQGKLLENTTIYPHTGQGNVKKAGDKLTELCAKYEIEAVAIGNGTAGRETEVFVRRLNIPGVVVVMVNENGASIYSASEVAREEFPNQDITVRGAVSIGRRLMDPLAELVKIDPKSIGVGQYQHDVDQNKLQASLDDTVMSCVNAVGVELNTASKQVLAYVSGLGPQLAQNIVAYRNEHGAFKNRESLRKVPRLGDKAFEQAAGFLRIRNAEAVLDSSGVHPERYALVHKMARDLNCSISQLMKDTELQKQIRLQQYVSDDIGLPTLTDIMAELAKPGRDPREQFEVFSFTEGVNEVADLKVGMKLPGIVTNITNFGAFVDIGVHQDGLVHTSQMADKFVANAADVVKVHQKVEVTVVEVDVARKRISLSMKKELDAKPKRDQHKQADKSKKFAKPVGAQQHKKPLKPQHNPKAGQKEKLPDGDLQLKLQALKDMFK; encoded by the coding sequence ATGAGCAATCATTCTAGAATCATTGCTGCCGAGCTGGCGGTAAAGGAAGAGCAGGTTATCGCTACTATTGAATTACTGGATGAAGGGGCTACAGTTCCCTTTATTTCACGTTACCGGAAAGAAGTGACTGGAAGTTTAGACGAAGTGCAGGTAGCGGGTATCCGCGACAGATTTCAGCAATTAAGAGAGCTGGATAAACGCAGGGAGGCTATTTTGAAGGCATTGACTGCGCTGGACAAACTAACCCCCGAACTGGAAGGCCAGATTAACGCAGCTACTGACATTGCTACCATAGAAGATATTTACCTGCCTTACAAGCCTAAACGTAAGACCAGGGCCTCTGAAGCGCGCAAGAAAGGACTGGAGCCTTTGGCCCTGTTTATTTTGGAGCAGGCTAAAGCAGATCCTGAAGCCGAAGCAGGCAAGTTTTTGAATGATGAGCTGGGTGTGGTTTCTACTGCTGAAGCGCTGGCGGGAGCCAGGGACATTATTGCCGAAATGGTAAATGAAAATGCCGAGGCAAGGACGGCGATGCGGAGCTACTTCCAGCAAAAAGCCGTCTTTAAATCCACTGTTATTAAAGGTAAAGAAGAAGAAGGGATTAAATACAAAGATTATTTCGACTGGGAAGAACCATTGAAAAATGCACCTTCGCACCGGGTATTGGCCATAAGAAGGGGCGAGAATGAATCCATTTTAAAACTTGATGCGATGCCCGACGAAGATGGGGCAATTGCAATCCTGGAAAACCAATTTGTTAAAGGAAACAATGCTTGTGCAGCTCAGGTTAAGCTGGCTGTACAAGACAGCTATAAAAGATTGTTGGGCCCGGCAATGGAAACAGAGATCCGCAACCTGTCGAAAGAAAAAGCGGATGAAGAGGCCATAAGGGTATTTGCAGAAAACGCGCGACAGCTTTTGCTGGCTGCGCCAATGGGCCAGAAGAATGTGCTTGCCATTGATCCCGGCTTCCGTACGGGCTGCAAAGTAGTTTGCCTGGACAAGCAGGGAAAGTTATTGGAAAATACCACCATTTATCCGCATACAGGACAAGGCAATGTTAAGAAAGCTGGCGATAAACTGACCGAGCTTTGTGCAAAATATGAAATTGAAGCCGTGGCAATAGGTAATGGAACGGCTGGCCGCGAAACGGAGGTATTTGTACGCAGACTGAACATTCCGGGGGTAGTGGTAGTAATGGTGAACGAGAACGGAGCTTCGATCTATTCCGCCTCGGAAGTGGCACGTGAAGAGTTTCCTAATCAGGATATTACGGTAAGGGGAGCAGTTTCTATTGGTCGCAGACTGATGGACCCACTGGCCGAGCTGGTGAAAATAGACCCTAAATCGATAGGTGTGGGGCAGTACCAGCACGATGTGGACCAGAATAAGTTACAGGCATCGCTTGATGATACCGTAATGAGTTGTGTAAACGCCGTAGGTGTTGAACTCAATACCGCTTCAAAGCAGGTGCTCGCTTACGTATCTGGTTTGGGGCCGCAACTGGCACAAAACATAGTGGCCTACCGTAATGAGCATGGTGCGTTTAAAAACAGGGAAAGTCTGAGGAAAGTGCCGCGTTTGGGCGATAAAGCCTTTGAGCAGGCGGCAGGCTTCCTGAGGATCAGAAATGCTGAAGCAGTGCTGGATTCAAGTGGTGTACACCCTGAGCGCTATGCCTTGGTGCATAAAATGGCAAGGGATTTAAATTGCAGCATCAGCCAATTGATGAAAGATACGGAGTTACAAAAGCAGATCAGGTTACAGCAATATGTAAGTGATGACATTGGTTTACCTACCTTGACCGACATCATGGCTGAGCTGGCAAAACCAGGCCGCGACCCACGTGAGCAGTTTGAAGTATTTAGTTTTACAGAGGGAGTAAATGAAGTTGCCGACCTTAAAGTAGGCATGAAGCTGCCAGGTATTGTTACCAATATTACCAATTTCGGCGCATTTGTAGATATCGGGGTGCATCAGGACGGTTTGGTCCACACCAGCCAGATGGCTGATAAGTTTGTGGCCAATGCTGCGGATGTAGTGAAGGTACATCAGAAAGTTGAGGTTACTGTTGTTGAAGTGGATGTTGCCCGGAAAAGAATTTCCCTGTCGATGAAAAAGGAATTGGACGCTAAGCCTAAAAGGGACCAGCATAAGCAGGCAGACAAGTCTAAAAAGTTTGCCAAGCCTGTAGGGGCTCAACAGCATAAAAAGCCGCTTAAACCACAGCATAATCCAAAAGCTGGACAAAAAGAAAAACTGCCTGATGGAGATTTACAGTTGAAGCTGCAGGCTTTAAAGGATATGTTCAAATAG
- a CDS encoding pyruvate dehydrogenase complex E1 component subunit beta, translating to MREIQFREALREALSEEMRKNENVFLMGEEVAQYNGAYKVSQGMLDEFGDKRVIDTPIAELGFAGIAIGAAMNGLVPVVEFMTFNFSLVAIDQIINGAAKMLSMSGGQFPVPIVFRGPTGNAGQLGAQHSQNFENWYANCPGLKVVVPSTPYEAKGLLKQAILDPDPVIFMESEVMYGDKGEVPEEEYYLPIGKANVVKEGSDVTIVTFGKMLTRVVNPAVEELTKEGINVEVIDLRTVRPIDYATIIESVKKTNRLVVVEEAWPLASISSEIAFNVQKNAFDYLDAPVLRITCADVPLPYAPTLIAASLPNAERVVKAVKEVLYVNK from the coding sequence ATGAGAGAGATTCAATTTAGAGAAGCTTTGCGTGAGGCCCTTAGCGAGGAAATGCGTAAAAATGAAAACGTTTTCCTTATGGGCGAGGAAGTTGCGCAATACAATGGTGCCTATAAGGTTAGTCAGGGTATGCTTGATGAATTTGGCGATAAGCGTGTAATTGATACGCCGATTGCTGAATTGGGCTTTGCCGGAATAGCAATAGGCGCAGCAATGAACGGATTGGTTCCGGTTGTAGAATTTATGACCTTTAACTTCTCTCTGGTTGCTATAGATCAGATCATTAACGGCGCAGCTAAAATGTTATCCATGAGCGGCGGACAGTTCCCTGTGCCCATCGTATTCCGCGGACCTACAGGTAATGCAGGTCAGCTGGGTGCCCAGCACTCTCAGAACTTTGAAAACTGGTATGCCAACTGTCCGGGTTTAAAGGTAGTAGTTCCTTCTACGCCTTACGAAGCCAAAGGTTTGCTTAAACAGGCCATTTTAGATCCTGATCCGGTTATTTTCATGGAATCGGAGGTAATGTACGGCGACAAAGGCGAAGTTCCTGAAGAAGAGTACTACCTGCCAATTGGCAAAGCAAATGTGGTTAAGGAAGGTTCTGATGTGACCATCGTTACTTTTGGTAAAATGCTTACCCGCGTTGTTAACCCTGCCGTAGAAGAGCTGACCAAAGAAGGAATCAATGTTGAAGTGATCGATTTGCGTACAGTACGCCCTATTGACTATGCTACCATCATTGAGTCTGTTAAAAAGACGAACCGTCTGGTAGTTGTAGAAGAGGCATGGCCATTGGCTTCAATTTCTTCTGAAATTGCATTTAATGTTCAAAAGAATGCTTTTGATTATTTAGATGCTCCTGTACTGCGTATTACCTGTGCAGATGTTCCGCTTCCTTATGCGCCTACCTTAATTGCTGCAAGCTTACCTAATGCAGAAAGAGTAGTAAAAGCAGTTAAAGAGGTATTGTACGTAAATAAATAA
- a CDS encoding PD-(D/E)XK nuclease family protein has protein sequence MKPFLQELAEDLVAKFGSSLQHCAIIFNNKRPAAYLQKHLADLIKKPFFSPSFFTVQEFFAKSTDYRLADFYIQFFTLHRIYNQLLREEGLDPISGNKFFPLAKIMLADFSQIDIDLVDADKIYRDLEDISVINKDFDYLSPEQYQYLSQFWTSYSEGKHKRQQELFIKMWRRMPKLYHKFHHELKTQGYITNGMIYRELAQSNAARQAFMADFEKGKVIFAGFNALSNAEARIFVNLQDAGKALFYFDADSYYLDDPLQEAGLFLRKNIHQLGIKNVFENSSSLMRNEKHQVNVYSVQGQAAQAKILNAILKEDYTGTGKETSVAVVLADESLLIPALQTIPTTYNGQEVELNVTMGFALAASSVYGLIDLWSGCQLEIQQTGRLSYKNVEAFLTHPLTGLSHAMRDKIKRALLTEKEVEISQSRLINQKGLFEVFFKKLNHAGEVMEQLLELCNFVLARLSNAGALKKIDAELFVKIIQELNRLYDTFGRDVGHEEIPFIISLVQKAIMGLAVPLSGDPLKGIQLMGLLETRNLNFDKVVMLGFNEGIVPKSSAGNSFIPDSIRRVYGLPVLENQDAISAYMVYRLIQRAENINFVYNSLTDESTSGEPSRILKQLAYESGFDFSYYSLDLNVRTEPVKEVQIKKEGNAAIQAGLQRYLDKNKTLSPSALTQYILNPIDFFFNYIAGIKEPKEVTAVVEANEVGSILHKVMEYFYEDCIGQEITAPLLKAKSKDIPALTEKAFAAVIFNNPDKAVAFKGMQKVILAIVEAYVRIIVNQDETQAPFRIASLEQWVEADISFPLNGKEASIRIGGIIDRVDLKEGVTRIVDYKTGSDKLTYKDIPELFNTDGKYINKALIQTLLYTYVYEQFSGKTAVEPNLYVVKTMSQEGVWFKSGRQSLSGTYLEEAKAAFISALKEKLTELFEAPYFKSSLVEDNYKYSIYRTLFGK, from the coding sequence ATGAAGCCATTTTTACAGGAATTAGCAGAAGATCTGGTTGCAAAGTTTGGCAGCAGCCTACAGCACTGTGCCATCATTTTTAACAATAAAAGGCCGGCGGCCTATTTACAGAAACACCTGGCCGATCTCATTAAAAAGCCTTTTTTTAGTCCTTCCTTTTTTACTGTACAGGAGTTTTTTGCAAAATCGACCGATTACCGTTTAGCCGATTTTTATATACAGTTTTTTACGCTGCACAGAATTTATAACCAGCTGCTCCGGGAAGAGGGACTGGATCCCATTTCGGGTAATAAATTCTTTCCGCTGGCGAAGATCATGCTCGCCGATTTCTCGCAGATAGATATCGACCTGGTGGATGCGGACAAGATTTACCGCGATCTGGAAGATATTTCTGTGATCAATAAGGATTTTGACTACCTGAGCCCGGAGCAGTACCAGTACCTTTCTCAGTTCTGGACTTCCTATTCGGAAGGGAAGCATAAGCGACAACAGGAGCTCTTTATAAAGATGTGGCGCAGGATGCCTAAACTTTACCATAAGTTTCATCACGAATTAAAAACGCAGGGCTATATCACCAATGGGATGATTTACAGGGAACTGGCCCAGAGCAATGCAGCAAGGCAGGCCTTTATGGCGGACTTTGAAAAAGGAAAGGTCATTTTTGCTGGCTTTAATGCATTAAGCAATGCAGAGGCCCGGATTTTTGTAAACCTGCAGGACGCGGGTAAGGCCTTGTTTTATTTTGATGCCGATAGCTATTACCTGGACGATCCCTTGCAGGAAGCTGGCTTGTTTTTAAGAAAGAACATTCATCAACTGGGGATAAAAAATGTTTTTGAAAACAGCTCCAGTTTAATGCGGAATGAAAAACATCAGGTAAATGTTTACAGTGTGCAGGGGCAGGCCGCGCAGGCCAAAATACTGAATGCCATTTTAAAAGAGGATTATACCGGCACCGGTAAGGAAACCTCCGTTGCTGTAGTGCTGGCAGATGAGAGCCTGCTGATTCCAGCATTACAAACCATTCCAACCACTTATAACGGGCAGGAGGTTGAGCTGAACGTTACAATGGGTTTTGCCCTGGCGGCTTCCAGTGTATACGGGTTGATAGATCTTTGGAGCGGCTGTCAGCTGGAGATTCAGCAAACCGGGCGCTTGTCTTACAAAAATGTAGAGGCCTTTTTAACACACCCGCTAACCGGGCTGAGCCATGCTATGCGCGATAAGATTAAAAGGGCTTTGCTGACAGAGAAGGAAGTTGAAATTTCACAGTCCCGTTTAATTAACCAGAAAGGCCTGTTCGAAGTGTTTTTCAAAAAACTGAACCATGCAGGTGAGGTAATGGAACAGCTGCTGGAACTCTGTAATTTTGTGCTGGCAAGGCTTTCCAATGCAGGCGCATTAAAAAAGATTGATGCGGAACTCTTCGTTAAAATTATACAGGAGCTGAACAGATTGTACGACACTTTTGGGCGGGATGTAGGGCATGAAGAGATTCCTTTCATTATTTCACTGGTGCAAAAGGCAATTATGGGGCTTGCAGTGCCACTTTCAGGTGATCCTTTAAAGGGGATCCAGTTGATGGGCTTGCTGGAAACCAGGAACCTTAATTTTGATAAGGTGGTGATGCTGGGCTTTAACGAGGGTATTGTGCCTAAATCATCTGCGGGAAACAGTTTTATCCCCGACAGCATCAGGAGGGTATATGGCTTGCCGGTGCTGGAAAACCAGGATGCCATTTCGGCTTATATGGTGTACCGGCTAATCCAGCGGGCAGAAAACATCAATTTTGTTTACAACAGCCTTACAGATGAATCTACTTCGGGCGAGCCGAGCCGGATCTTAAAACAGCTGGCCTACGAAAGCGGCTTTGATTTCAGTTATTACAGTCTTGATCTGAATGTAAGAACAGAGCCGGTTAAAGAGGTGCAAATCAAAAAAGAAGGAAATGCAGCGATACAGGCTGGTTTGCAACGGTACCTGGATAAAAATAAAACGCTTTCGCCTTCTGCATTAACGCAATACATCCTGAACCCCATAGATTTCTTTTTCAATTACATTGCCGGCATTAAAGAACCTAAAGAGGTAACAGCCGTGGTAGAGGCCAATGAGGTAGGCTCTATCCTGCACAAGGTAATGGAATATTTTTATGAAGACTGCATTGGCCAGGAAATTACCGCCCCGCTGCTCAAGGCAAAAAGCAAAGACATTCCTGCATTGACCGAAAAAGCCTTTGCTGCGGTGATATTCAACAACCCGGATAAGGCGGTTGCTTTTAAAGGAATGCAAAAGGTAATACTGGCCATTGTAGAAGCTTATGTAAGAATCATTGTTAACCAGGATGAAACCCAAGCCCCCTTTCGCATTGCAAGCCTGGAGCAATGGGTGGAGGCCGACATCAGTTTCCCGCTCAATGGAAAAGAGGCCAGCATCAGGATAGGAGGAATTATTGACCGGGTAGATTTAAAAGAGGGTGTTACCCGGATAGTTGATTATAAAACGGGTAGCGATAAACTGACCTATAAGGATATCCCTGAACTGTTCAATACTGATGGTAAGTACATCAACAAAGCCCTGATCCAGACTTTGCTCTACACCTACGTTTATGAACAATTTTCGGGTAAAACTGCAGTTGAACCGAATTTATATGTGGTTAAAACCATGAGCCAGGAAGGGGTGTGGTTTAAATCGGGCAGGCAAAGTTTATCCGGCACTTATCTGGAAGAAGCCAAGGCAGCGTTCATATCGGCACTCAAAGAAAAACTTACCGAACTTTTTGAAGCGCCTTATTTTAAATCGAGCCTGGTAGAAGACAATTATAAATATTCTATATATAGAACTTTATTTGGCAAGTAG